Proteins encoded together in one Microbacterium sp. zg-Y625 window:
- a CDS encoding amino acid ABC transporter permease: MSSVLYDVPGPRAVVRNRIIGALTIIVVLGVLAWVIWRFAETGQFSPAKWELFSYASIWMLFLEATGNTLAAFAVAAVGAIVLGFVLAIGRLSDHAWVRVPVGWIVEVLRAIPVLVFMTLLYYGLPVIDVKMPPYWAVVIALIAYNGSVLAEVIRAGVESLPRGQKEAGYAIGLRKAGVMRLVLLPQAIRAMMPVIVAQLVVTLKDTALGFIITYPELLYVVKLLGSNAVYGSPLIPAALVGGGIYIVLCLLLSYVAHVLQRRTRRSPRVHLDPMHHPVAETTDTEVISMQLGAGKYGTGSGT; this comes from the coding sequence ATGAGCTCCGTCCTGTACGACGTGCCCGGGCCCCGTGCCGTGGTGCGCAACCGCATCATCGGGGCCCTCACCATTATCGTGGTGCTGGGCGTGTTGGCCTGGGTCATCTGGCGCTTCGCCGAGACCGGCCAGTTCAGCCCCGCCAAGTGGGAGCTGTTCAGCTACGCCTCCATCTGGATGCTGTTCCTCGAGGCCACCGGCAACACGCTCGCCGCCTTCGCCGTGGCGGCCGTCGGCGCCATCGTGCTCGGCTTCGTCCTGGCGATCGGACGGCTTTCGGACCACGCCTGGGTGCGTGTGCCGGTGGGCTGGATCGTCGAGGTGCTGCGCGCCATCCCGGTGCTGGTCTTCATGACCCTGCTGTACTACGGCCTGCCGGTCATCGACGTGAAGATGCCGCCGTACTGGGCCGTCGTGATCGCGCTGATCGCGTACAACGGGTCGGTGCTGGCGGAGGTCATCCGCGCCGGCGTGGAATCCCTGCCGCGCGGCCAGAAGGAAGCCGGCTACGCCATCGGCCTGCGCAAAGCCGGCGTCATGCGCCTGGTCCTGCTGCCGCAGGCGATCCGCGCGATGATGCCGGTGATCGTGGCGCAACTGGTGGTGACGCTGAAGGACACCGCGCTGGGCTTCATCATCACCTACCCCGAACTGCTCTACGTCGTGAAGCTGCTCGGCTCGAACGCGGTCTACGGGTCGCCGCTGATCCCCGCGGCCCTCGTCGGCGGCGGCATCTACATCGTGCTGTGCCTGCTGCTGTCGTACGTCGCGCATGTGCTGCAGCGCCGCACCCGGCGCTCGCCGCGGGTGCACCTGGATCCGATGCACCACCCCGTCGCGGAGACCACCGACACCGAGGTGATCTCGATGCAGCTGGGCGCCGGCAAGTACGGCACGGGATCGGGGACGTAG
- the pheS gene encoding phenylalanine--tRNA ligase subunit alpha: MSDTPEITPEAVDAAVEAALAAIAGATTTADLKAARSAHTAEGSPLAALNAQLRHVPNDRKAEFGKLVGQARGRVTQALAARETEVAAAETAAKLESERIDITALPQRARVGARHPLTLLQEQIADIFVGMGWEIAEGPELEHEWFNFDALNFDVDHPARQMQDTFYVDPVERHLVMRTHTSPVQVRSMLERDLPIYVLAPGRVYRTDEFDATHLPVFSQFEGLVVDKGITMAHLKGTLDHVARVLFGDEAKTRMRANFFPFTEPSAEFDLWHPTFKGGARWIEWGGCGMVNPNVLRAAGIDPEVYSGFAFGMGFERTLMFRSDVQDMRDMAEGDVRFSEQFGMVV, translated from the coding sequence GTGTCTGACACTCCCGAAATCACCCCCGAAGCGGTGGATGCCGCCGTCGAGGCGGCCCTCGCCGCGATCGCCGGAGCGACCACCACGGCCGACCTGAAGGCGGCGCGCTCCGCGCACACCGCCGAGGGCTCGCCGCTGGCCGCACTCAACGCGCAGCTGCGCCACGTGCCCAACGACCGCAAGGCCGAGTTCGGCAAGCTGGTCGGCCAGGCGCGGGGACGCGTGACCCAGGCGCTGGCCGCCCGCGAGACCGAGGTCGCCGCCGCCGAGACCGCCGCGAAGCTCGAGTCCGAGCGCATCGACATCACGGCGCTGCCGCAGCGCGCGCGCGTCGGGGCGCGGCATCCGCTGACCCTTCTGCAGGAGCAGATCGCCGACATCTTCGTCGGCATGGGGTGGGAGATCGCCGAGGGTCCCGAGCTCGAGCACGAGTGGTTCAACTTCGACGCGCTGAACTTCGACGTCGACCACCCGGCGCGCCAGATGCAGGACACCTTCTACGTCGACCCCGTCGAGCGTCACCTCGTGATGCGCACCCACACGAGCCCCGTGCAGGTGCGCAGCATGCTCGAGCGTGACCTGCCGATCTACGTGCTCGCGCCGGGCCGCGTGTACCGCACCGACGAGTTCGATGCCACGCACCTGCCGGTGTTCAGCCAGTTCGAGGGCCTGGTCGTCGACAAGGGCATCACGATGGCGCACCTGAAGGGCACGCTCGACCACGTCGCGCGGGTGCTCTTCGGCGACGAGGCGAAGACCCGCATGCGCGCGAACTTCTTCCCGTTCACCGAGCCGTCGGCCGAGTTCGACCTGTGGCATCCCACCTTCAAGGGCGGGGCGCGCTGGATCGAGTGGGGCGGGTGCGGAATGGTCAACCCGAACGTGCTGCGCGCGGCCGGGATCGACCCAGAGGTGTACTCGGGCTTCGCGTTCGGCATGGGTTTCGAGCGGACGCTGATGTTCCGCAGCGATGTACAGGACATGCGTGACATGGCCGAGGGCGATGTCCGCTTCAGCGAGCAGTTTGGAATGGTGGTCTGA